A window from Streptomyces subrutilus encodes these proteins:
- a CDS encoding response regulator: MTAQVIRVVIADDEPLIRAGIRMILTSAPDIEVVAEAANGREAVDLARAHGPDVVLLDIQMPVMDGLTALAELGRAVPGVRALVLTTFGEKENVLRALGQGSAGFLLKDSAPGELIGAVRAAAAGDAYLSPGATRHVVDQLASGRAAVRGEEARRQVAELSERERGVLALLGEGLSNADAGRRLHMSEATVKTYVSRILAKLGCENRVQAALLARDAGL, from the coding sequence GTGACAGCCCAAGTGATCAGAGTGGTGATCGCCGACGACGAGCCGCTGATCCGGGCCGGGATCAGGATGATCCTGACCTCGGCGCCGGACATCGAGGTCGTGGCGGAGGCGGCGAACGGCCGGGAGGCCGTCGACCTGGCCCGCGCGCACGGGCCCGACGTGGTGCTGCTGGACATCCAGATGCCGGTGATGGACGGCCTGACGGCGTTGGCGGAGCTGGGGCGGGCCGTGCCCGGGGTCCGGGCGCTGGTGCTGACCACCTTCGGCGAGAAGGAGAACGTCCTGCGGGCACTGGGCCAGGGCAGCGCCGGGTTCCTGCTGAAGGACTCGGCGCCGGGCGAGTTGATCGGCGCGGTCCGGGCGGCCGCGGCCGGCGACGCGTACCTCTCACCCGGGGCGACGCGGCACGTCGTGGACCAGCTCGCCTCGGGGAGGGCCGCGGTGCGCGGCGAGGAGGCCCGCCGGCAGGTGGCGGAGCTCAGCGAACGGGAGCGCGGGGTGCTGGCGCTGCTGGGCGAGGGCCTGTCGAACGCGGACGCCGGACGGCGGCTGCACATGAGCGAGGCCACCGTGAAGACGTACGTGAGCCGCATCCTGGCCAAGCTGGGCTGCGAGAACCGGGTGCAGGCGGCACTGCTGGCCAGGGACGCCGGGCTGTAG
- a CDS encoding J domain-containing protein, producing the protein MSEHTEQSEQPEQSVPGDSGAFAEGRAGGGAEERPEARLERAVRAAEQALIEFEIAVETFRVEVENFSRLHHQKLGPMYSRLDELDALIAEAKAAGTGDPEDLRRAHEARALVMPMPGVDELFHDWMGSDGIADDAGAMLTDRPVRPPQRVRPSEEVRRLYRELVRQAHPDLAQDEPERERRDAFIARVNAAYGRGEEQLLRELAEEWAAGPAPEEPEPGESEELYARLEWLSRRKELLALVARELEDSAIGSMLRMAPDDPDRLLEEIAEQLLARVSEREAELAAFTAP; encoded by the coding sequence GTGAGCGAGCACACCGAGCAGTCCGAGCAGCCCGAGCAGTCCGTACCCGGTGACTCCGGGGCCTTCGCCGAGGGGCGGGCGGGGGGTGGCGCCGAGGAGCGTCCCGAAGCGCGTCTGGAGCGGGCCGTCCGGGCGGCGGAACAGGCACTGATCGAGTTCGAGATCGCGGTGGAGACCTTCCGGGTGGAGGTGGAGAACTTCTCCCGGCTGCACCACCAGAAGCTCGGCCCGATGTACTCGCGCCTCGACGAGCTGGACGCGCTGATCGCCGAGGCGAAGGCGGCCGGCACCGGTGACCCGGAGGACCTGCGGCGGGCGCACGAGGCCCGCGCGCTGGTGATGCCGATGCCCGGGGTCGACGAGCTGTTCCACGACTGGATGGGCTCCGACGGGATCGCGGACGACGCGGGTGCGATGCTCACCGACCGCCCGGTGCGGCCGCCGCAGCGGGTGCGGCCCTCGGAGGAGGTGCGACGGCTCTACCGCGAGCTGGTCCGGCAGGCGCACCCGGACCTGGCCCAGGACGAGCCGGAGCGCGAGCGGCGGGACGCCTTCATCGCGCGGGTCAACGCGGCGTACGGGCGCGGCGAGGAGCAGCTGCTGCGCGAGCTGGCCGAGGAGTGGGCGGCCGGTCCGGCGCCGGAGGAGCCCGAGCCGGGCGAGAGCGAGGAGCTGTACGCCCGGCTGGAGTGGCTCTCGCGCCGCAAGGAGCTGCTGGCGCTGGTGGCCCGGGAGCTGGAGGACAGCGCGATCGGGTCGATGCTCAGGATGGCCCCGGACGACCCGGACCGGCTGCTGGAGGAGATCGCGGAACAGCTGCTGGCGCGGGTGTCCGAGCGCGAGGCCGAGCTGGCGGCGTTCACCGCCCCGTAG
- a CDS encoding rhodanese-like domain-containing protein, protein MNFGPLPSVDAAAVPSEGFVLDVREDDEWAAGHVEGALHIPMSEFVSRFGEFTEAVEDGRRVHVMCRVGGRSAQVTQYLVRQGVDAVNIDGGMQAWDGAGRPMVTDDGTPAFVL, encoded by the coding sequence ATGAACTTCGGACCGCTTCCCTCGGTGGACGCCGCCGCGGTGCCCTCCGAAGGCTTCGTCCTGGACGTCCGCGAGGACGACGAGTGGGCGGCCGGCCACGTCGAGGGCGCTCTGCACATTCCGATGAGCGAGTTCGTGTCCCGCTTCGGCGAGTTCACCGAGGCCGTCGAGGACGGCCGCCGGGTGCACGTGATGTGCCGGGTGGGCGGGCGCTCCGCGCAGGTCACCCAGTACCTCGTGCGCCAGGGCGTCGACGCCGTCAACATCGACGGCGGGATGCAGGCGTGGGACGGCGCCGGGCGTCCGATGGTCACGGACGACGGGACCCCGGCCTTCGTCCTCTAG
- a CDS encoding acyl-CoA dehydrogenase family protein, whose protein sequence is MDFTFTEEQQAAVEAAKAVFADVAPDGVPSPALTPGAVAEDFDRPLWARLASCDLLGLVVAEEHGGAGLDAIALCLVLREAARVLARVPLLEHCATAMAVQAHGGPELAAALLPDAARGALVLTAAAHGRSGHDPAELAVTARRDGADWTLTGIQTAVPWAHTADWIAVPAHTGEGEAVLALVPRTTAGLGLAEQCSTSGERLAELTLDGVRVPAAHLIDAPGAWDALRGLLTIGTCALALGLGENVLAMTGQYTGKREQFGFPVATFQAVAVQAADRYIDLRAMEVTLWQAAWRLDAATGGAGGPLPSAGDVAVAKIWASEGVRRVVQTAQHLHGGMGADTDYPLHRYHAWAKQLELQLGPAAAHEEALGDLLAAHPLG, encoded by the coding sequence CCCTCACCCCGGGGGCGGTGGCCGAGGACTTCGACCGGCCGCTGTGGGCCCGCCTCGCCTCCTGCGACCTGCTGGGCCTGGTCGTCGCGGAGGAGCACGGCGGAGCGGGCCTCGACGCCATCGCCCTGTGCCTGGTGCTGCGCGAGGCCGCCCGGGTGCTGGCCCGGGTGCCGCTGCTGGAGCACTGTGCGACGGCCATGGCCGTCCAGGCCCACGGCGGGCCCGAGCTGGCCGCCGCCCTGCTGCCCGACGCCGCCCGCGGCGCGCTCGTCCTCACCGCCGCCGCGCACGGCCGATCCGGCCACGATCCGGCCGAACTCGCCGTCACCGCCCGCCGCGACGGCGCGGACTGGACCCTGACCGGCATCCAGACCGCCGTCCCCTGGGCGCACACCGCCGACTGGATCGCCGTACCGGCCCACACGGGGGAGGGGGAGGCGGTCCTCGCGCTCGTCCCGCGCACCACGGCCGGCCTGGGCCTCGCCGAGCAGTGCTCCACCAGCGGCGAGCGCCTCGCCGAACTGACCCTGGACGGGGTGCGGGTACCGGCCGCGCACCTCATCGACGCCCCGGGCGCCTGGGACGCGCTGCGCGGACTCCTGACCATCGGGACCTGCGCCCTCGCGCTCGGCCTCGGCGAGAACGTCCTCGCCATGACCGGCCAGTACACCGGCAAGCGCGAGCAGTTCGGCTTCCCGGTGGCCACCTTCCAGGCCGTCGCCGTCCAGGCCGCCGACCGCTACATCGACCTGCGCGCGATGGAGGTCACCCTCTGGCAGGCGGCCTGGCGGCTCGACGCCGCCACCGGCGGAGCGGGCGGCCCGCTGCCCAGCGCCGGCGACGTGGCGGTCGCCAAGATCTGGGCCTCGGAGGGGGTGCGCCGGGTGGTGCAGACCGCCCAGCACCTGCACGGCGGCATGGGCGCCGACACCGACTACCCGTTGCACCGCTACCACGCGTGGGCCAAGCAACTGGAGCTCCAGCTGGGCCCGGCCGCGGCGCACGAGGAGGCCCTGGGCGACCTGCTGGCCGCCCACCCCCTCGGCTGA
- a CDS encoding DUF2252 domain-containing protein, whose product MAAGTGQRIPEVAGFAPRVAEASPKGAGKELRTRVPRSAHARFEAPADRPDAVRAVEESNVGRVAGLTPIRVGRMAANPFAFLRGAAGLMAHDLSGGPVTGVGAQICGDAHAANFGLYGDVRGELVIDLNDFDETVFGPWEWDVKRLATSLVLAGRVAGADEDTCRAAALDAVGAYRRTMRLLSKLPAMDAWNAIADEELVSHADARDLLGTLERVSQKARNNTSARFAARSTAPAEDGSCRFVDALPVLRRVGDAEAAAVAASLGPYLETLTGDRLPLLARYAIHDVAFRVVGTGSVGTRSYVVLLLDHRGEPLVLQVKEARPSVLLPYLPALGFPAPPPEHEGRRVVAGQKRMQVVSDIMLGWTTVEGRPFQVRQFRNRKGSVDPAALAVDQIDDYGRMTGALLARAHAHSVDPRLLAGYCGKNAELDEAMAGFAVAYADRTEADHADLVAAVRAGRVAAESGV is encoded by the coding sequence ATGGCGGCGGGGACGGGGCAGCGGATACCGGAGGTGGCGGGTTTCGCGCCGAGAGTGGCGGAGGCATCGCCCAAGGGGGCCGGCAAGGAATTGCGTACGCGGGTGCCGCGTTCGGCGCACGCGCGGTTCGAGGCACCGGCCGACCGGCCGGACGCCGTACGGGCGGTGGAGGAGTCGAACGTCGGCAGGGTGGCCGGGCTGACCCCGATACGGGTGGGGCGGATGGCGGCTAACCCCTTCGCGTTCCTGCGCGGGGCGGCGGGACTGATGGCCCACGACCTGTCGGGCGGTCCGGTGACCGGGGTCGGCGCGCAGATCTGCGGTGACGCGCACGCGGCGAACTTCGGTCTGTACGGGGACGTCCGCGGTGAACTCGTCATCGACCTGAACGACTTCGACGAGACCGTCTTCGGGCCGTGGGAGTGGGACGTGAAGCGGCTGGCGACCTCGCTGGTGCTCGCGGGGCGGGTCGCCGGGGCCGACGAGGACACCTGCCGGGCGGCCGCGCTGGACGCGGTGGGCGCCTACCGGCGGACCATGAGGCTGCTGTCGAAGCTGCCGGCCATGGACGCCTGGAACGCCATCGCGGACGAGGAGCTGGTCTCGCACGCCGACGCCCGTGACCTGCTGGGCACCCTGGAGCGGGTCTCGCAGAAGGCCCGCAACAACACCTCCGCCCGGTTCGCGGCCCGGTCCACCGCGCCCGCGGAGGACGGGAGTTGCCGGTTCGTCGACGCCCTGCCCGTGCTGCGCAGGGTCGGTGACGCGGAGGCGGCGGCCGTGGCGGCCTCGCTCGGCCCGTACCTGGAGACGTTGACCGGAGACCGGCTGCCGCTGCTGGCCCGGTACGCGATCCACGACGTGGCCTTCCGGGTGGTGGGCACCGGCAGCGTCGGCACGCGGTCGTACGTGGTGCTGCTGCTGGACCACCGGGGCGAGCCGCTGGTGCTCCAGGTCAAGGAGGCCAGGCCCTCGGTGCTGCTGCCGTACCTGCCCGCCCTGGGCTTCCCGGCGCCGCCGCCGGAGCACGAGGGGCGCCGTGTGGTGGCCGGCCAGAAGCGGATGCAGGTGGTCTCCGACATCATGCTCGGCTGGACCACGGTGGAGGGCCGGCCCTTCCAGGTGCGGCAGTTCCGCAACCGCAAGGGCAGCGTCGACCCGGCGGCGCTGGCCGTGGACCAGATCGACGACTACGGGCGGATGACCGGCGCCCTGCTGGCCCGGGCACACGCGCACAGCGTGGACCCGCGACTGCTCGCGGGGTACTGCGGGAAGAACGCGGAGCTGGACGAGGCGATGGCCGGCTTCGCGGTGGCCTACGCCGACCGGACCGAGGCGGACCACGCGGACCTGGTGGCGGCCGTACGGGCCGGCCGGGTGGCGGCGGAGTCCGGGGTCTGA
- a CDS encoding sensor histidine kinase: MARTRAGLGWLKGPEPWTRRMLAGDLVVAGVLALVGLGVEELDNGSGLRMLASAAVVVALTLLRRRLPASTLVTGAALGAFLPGTILVTMLLGWSAGRRIIGVGRAAAAFTLAFFASVGLGVLHEWSQMRPLLVVIFTTLMFLATTVIPGLASRYWSQRRTLLSALQERNAQLLRERAMVAGQARLRERQRIAQDMHDSLGHQLALISVHTGALEVDPHLTDRQLEAVGVLRQASVAAMHELREVVGILRDGIEAPVPVEEAAQPAARGVAGIGGVVEAARGAGTDVRLTVTGEPRPLAAACDHAAYRIVQEGLTNAYKHAPGAPIAVELRYEDDSLVVEIANGPAAGPGAGEVVSGGQGLTGLRERARLVGGMVHAGAVEGGGFRVAGVLPYGAEPAGVEEVADDFGQRAQGLRAVPPMDWSVVDRELAVPERTRTGGFALGCGIAFAAVVLLVIVGGAGVALLVGSMDDSMIDRAEFDAVQVGAPEKTVRDRLPSGGSFLVAGAERKGPDRPEGSDCTALLARDQPSGLGKDLVFRFCFTDGKLVDKQAYEVDQ, from the coding sequence ATGGCGAGGACGCGTGCGGGGCTGGGCTGGCTGAAGGGCCCGGAGCCCTGGACCCGGCGGATGCTGGCCGGGGACCTGGTGGTCGCCGGGGTGCTGGCCCTGGTCGGGCTGGGCGTCGAGGAGCTCGACAACGGCTCCGGGCTCCGGATGCTGGCGAGCGCCGCGGTCGTGGTGGCGCTGACCCTGCTGCGGCGGCGCCTGCCCGCGTCGACGCTGGTGACGGGTGCGGCGCTCGGTGCGTTCCTGCCCGGCACGATCCTGGTCACGATGCTGCTGGGCTGGTCGGCGGGGCGCCGGATCATCGGGGTGGGGCGGGCCGCGGCCGCGTTCACGCTGGCCTTCTTCGCATCGGTCGGCCTCGGCGTCCTGCACGAGTGGTCGCAGATGCGCCCACTGCTCGTGGTCATCTTCACCACGCTGATGTTCCTGGCGACCACGGTGATCCCGGGCCTCGCCAGCCGCTACTGGTCCCAGCGCCGCACCCTGCTGAGCGCGCTCCAGGAGCGCAACGCGCAGTTGCTGCGCGAGCGGGCGATGGTCGCCGGGCAGGCCCGGCTGCGCGAACGGCAGCGGATCGCCCAGGACATGCACGACAGCCTGGGCCACCAACTGGCGCTGATCTCGGTGCACACGGGGGCGCTGGAGGTGGACCCGCACCTCACCGACCGGCAGCTCGAAGCGGTGGGCGTGCTGCGCCAGGCGTCCGTGGCGGCGATGCACGAGCTGCGCGAGGTGGTCGGCATCCTGCGGGACGGCATCGAGGCACCGGTACCCGTGGAGGAGGCGGCGCAGCCGGCGGCGCGCGGGGTCGCCGGGATCGGCGGCGTCGTGGAGGCGGCGCGGGGCGCGGGGACGGACGTACGGCTGACCGTGACGGGCGAGCCGAGGCCGCTGGCCGCGGCGTGCGACCACGCCGCCTACCGGATCGTGCAGGAGGGGCTGACGAACGCGTACAAGCACGCGCCGGGGGCCCCGATCGCGGTGGAGCTGCGGTACGAGGACGACTCGCTGGTGGTGGAGATCGCCAACGGTCCCGCGGCGGGCCCCGGCGCCGGCGAGGTGGTCTCGGGCGGGCAGGGGCTGACGGGGCTGCGCGAACGGGCCCGGCTGGTCGGCGGGATGGTGCACGCGGGCGCGGTGGAGGGCGGCGGGTTCCGGGTGGCGGGCGTGCTGCCGTACGGGGCGGAGCCGGCCGGGGTCGAGGAGGTGGCGGACGACTTCGGGCAGCGGGCCCAGGGCCTGAGGGCGGTGCCGCCCATGGACTGGTCGGTGGTGGACCGGGAGCTCGCCGTGCCGGAGCGCACCCGCACCGGAGGCTTCGCGCTGGGCTGCGGCATCGCCTTCGCCGCGGTGGTGCTCCTGGTGATCGTCGGCGGCGCCGGGGTGGCGCTGCTGGTGGGCTCGATGGACGATTCGATGATCGACCGCGCGGAGTTCGACGCCGTGCAGGTGGGCGCGCCGGAGAAGACCGTGCGCGACCGGCTGCCGAGCGGCGGCAGCTTCCTGGTCGCGGGCGCGGAGCGGAAGGGGCCGGACCGGCCGGAGGGCTCGGACTGCACGGCCCTGCTGGCGAGGGACCAGCCCAGCGGGCTGGGGAAGGACCTGGTTTTCCGGTTCTGCTTCACAGACGGCAAGCTCGTGGACAAGCAGGCGTACGAGGTCGACCAGTAG